A window of Corallococcus macrosporus DSM 14697 contains these coding sequences:
- a CDS encoding GFA family protein, translating to MKLEGSCHCRGVRFSVETKHPSPFMRCYCSVCRKTQGGGGFAINLSGEASSLKVRGRQHLKVYRARIQNPEDAKAHKSKGQRHFCGRCGSALWLFDPTWPELIHPFASAIDTPLPEAPELVHIMLEFKPDWVPLQAGKKDKRFQRYPKESIAEWHRRHHHGSGLTRRAGRLVSGRAA from the coding sequence ATGAAGCTTGAAGGCTCCTGCCACTGTCGCGGCGTGCGGTTCAGCGTGGAGACGAAGCATCCGTCTCCCTTCATGCGGTGCTACTGCTCCGTCTGCCGCAAGACGCAAGGGGGCGGGGGCTTCGCCATCAACCTGTCCGGGGAGGCGAGTTCGTTGAAGGTGCGCGGCCGGCAACACCTCAAGGTGTACCGGGCGCGCATCCAGAACCCGGAGGACGCGAAGGCGCACAAGAGCAAGGGGCAGCGCCACTTCTGCGGGCGGTGCGGCTCCGCGCTCTGGCTGTTTGATCCGACGTGGCCGGAGCTCATCCACCCGTTCGCGTCGGCCATCGACACGCCGCTCCCGGAAGCTCCCGAACTTGTCCACATCATGCTCGAGTTCAAGCCTGACTGGGTTCCGCTCCAGGCCGGGAAGAAGGACAAGAGGTTCCAGCGCTACCCGAAGGAGTCCATCGCGGAGTGGCACCGCCGCCACCACCACGGAAGTGGACTGACGCGGCGGGCGGGCCGCCTGGTGTCCGGACGGGCGGCGTGA
- a CDS encoding Gfo/Idh/MocA family protein, protein MAQGSSRRIRYAVVGAGNIAQVAVLPAFQHAGENSELVALISSDAEKRDVLGKKYGVQHTGTYDALEQVLRDAAVDAVYLALPNTQHRAYTERAARAGVHVLCEKPMATSVEDCEAMIRVTDAHHVKLMIAYRLHFEEANLRAIELLRSGRLGEPLMMSALLTQQVRTGDIRTRVDVGGGALLDEGPYPINAARYLFGDEPTEVFCYTNEEQDPRFEGVDATAFALMRFSKGRVAQFGISHAASAVSSYRVVGEKGDLLVESAFGYEKERKHVLTVEGKTEARVFATHDQFAPELLHFSRCILEDREPAPSGREGLADVRVITAMQESARTGRPVKLAAFPMRQRPSLDQLIVRPAARPPEPVNAPAPTQG, encoded by the coding sequence ATGGCACAGGGCAGCTCGCGGCGGATCCGGTATGCGGTGGTGGGCGCGGGGAATATCGCGCAGGTGGCCGTGCTCCCGGCCTTTCAGCACGCTGGGGAGAACTCGGAGCTGGTGGCGCTCATCTCCTCCGACGCGGAGAAGCGGGACGTCCTGGGGAAGAAGTACGGCGTCCAACACACCGGCACCTACGACGCGCTCGAACAGGTGCTGCGGGACGCGGCCGTGGACGCGGTGTACCTCGCGCTGCCCAACACGCAGCACCGCGCCTACACCGAGCGCGCCGCGCGAGCAGGCGTTCACGTCCTCTGTGAGAAGCCGATGGCCACCTCGGTGGAGGACTGCGAGGCGATGATTCGCGTCACGGACGCGCATCACGTCAAGCTGATGATTGCCTACCGGCTCCACTTCGAGGAGGCGAACCTGCGGGCCATCGAGCTGCTTCGCTCGGGGCGCCTGGGCGAGCCGCTGATGATGTCCGCGCTGCTGACGCAGCAGGTGCGGACCGGCGACATCCGGACGCGCGTGGACGTGGGCGGCGGCGCGCTGCTCGACGAAGGGCCCTATCCCATCAACGCCGCGCGCTACCTCTTCGGCGACGAGCCCACCGAGGTGTTCTGCTACACCAACGAGGAGCAGGACCCTCGCTTCGAGGGCGTGGACGCCACGGCCTTCGCGTTGATGCGCTTCTCGAAGGGCCGCGTCGCGCAGTTCGGCATCAGCCACGCCGCGTCGGCGGTGTCGAGCTACCGCGTGGTGGGCGAGAAGGGCGACCTGCTCGTCGAGTCCGCGTTCGGCTACGAGAAGGAGCGCAAGCACGTCCTCACCGTGGAGGGGAAGACGGAGGCGCGCGTCTTCGCGACGCATGACCAGTTCGCGCCGGAGTTGCTCCACTTCTCGCGGTGCATCCTGGAGGACCGGGAGCCCGCGCCGTCTGGGCGTGAAGGGCTGGCGGACGTGCGGGTCATCACCGCGATGCAGGAGTCCGCCAGGACCGGGCGCCCGGTGAAGCTCGCCGCATTCCCGATGCGCCAGCGGCCGTCGCTGGACCAGCTCATCGTCCGCCCAGCGGCCAGGCCGCCGGAGCCGGTGAACGCACCCGCGCCAACGCAAGGATGA
- a CDS encoding SDR family oxidoreductase, which yields MTANVFHQGTHAVEHVLTRIRRCAADVTRYPMDILTADAQLEDELGIDSVKLAEIAAVVGREFNLPPERLPRGAQARTLGAMAEVVSQLLAAAGPAVAPVSGPPEAPSAPPAVSTRPPVEKLEERVRGVFARVTRYPEALLTPEADLEDELGIDSVKQAEVMAVLIKELGLTDAPQPSQRLRTIASICDMARARLAVAAPVREVAAPVASAPALEARAPREVPPPVVLPFEGKVAFVTGSGKGIGKVIAARLASAGATVVVNSFHSRDEGERTVQELIDAGGKAVHVWGSVAQEEHLDRMFAAIDAQLGGLDFLVCNASNGLIGPFDRITPRDWDKAFRTCITGTYECAMRARPLMARRGGGSIVTMSTSMSQRYMHDLGCQGVVKAGVESLTRYLAAELAPDGIRTNCVSAGPVHGELLGMFPDAAGRVARWEAATPGGELCTAEDVADVTELLLGPRTRRVNGAVWVVDAGLSGTVDGLLPGAPEARRPVERRWSQTNGHDVRALLALDS from the coding sequence ATGACTGCAAATGTATTTCATCAAGGCACGCACGCGGTTGAGCACGTCCTGACGCGGATTCGCCGCTGTGCCGCGGACGTCACGCGGTACCCCATGGACATCCTGACGGCGGACGCGCAGCTCGAAGACGAGCTGGGCATCGACTCCGTCAAGCTGGCGGAGATCGCGGCCGTGGTCGGGCGTGAGTTCAACCTTCCGCCAGAACGTCTGCCTCGGGGTGCGCAGGCGCGGACGCTGGGGGCGATGGCGGAGGTCGTGAGCCAACTGCTCGCAGCCGCGGGACCTGCTGTGGCGCCGGTCTCCGGGCCTCCAGAGGCGCCTTCCGCGCCTCCTGCCGTGTCCACGCGCCCTCCCGTCGAGAAGCTGGAGGAGCGGGTCCGTGGCGTCTTCGCGCGCGTCACGCGATATCCGGAAGCGCTCCTGACGCCGGAGGCGGACCTGGAGGATGAGCTGGGCATCGACTCGGTCAAGCAGGCCGAGGTGATGGCCGTGCTCATCAAGGAGCTGGGGCTGACCGATGCGCCTCAGCCCTCGCAGCGGCTGCGGACGATTGCGTCGATTTGTGACATGGCGCGTGCCCGGCTGGCGGTCGCGGCGCCGGTCCGTGAGGTCGCGGCGCCCGTGGCCTCCGCGCCCGCGCTGGAGGCGCGTGCGCCCCGCGAGGTGCCGCCTCCGGTGGTGTTGCCCTTCGAGGGGAAGGTCGCGTTCGTCACGGGCTCGGGGAAGGGGATTGGCAAGGTCATCGCGGCCCGGCTGGCCAGCGCGGGGGCGACGGTGGTGGTGAACTCGTTCCATTCCCGGGACGAGGGCGAGCGGACGGTCCAGGAGTTGATTGACGCGGGAGGGAAGGCGGTCCACGTCTGGGGCTCGGTCGCGCAGGAGGAGCACCTGGACCGGATGTTCGCCGCCATCGACGCGCAGCTCGGTGGGTTGGACTTCCTGGTGTGCAACGCGTCCAACGGGCTCATCGGGCCCTTCGACCGGATTACGCCGCGCGATTGGGACAAGGCGTTCCGGACCTGCATCACGGGCACGTATGAGTGCGCCATGCGCGCCAGGCCCCTGATGGCCCGGCGGGGCGGCGGCAGCATCGTGACGATGTCCACGTCCATGTCCCAGCGGTACATGCACGACCTGGGGTGTCAGGGGGTGGTGAAGGCCGGGGTGGAGTCCTTGACACGCTATCTGGCCGCGGAGCTGGCACCCGATGGCATCCGGACCAACTGCGTGTCCGCGGGTCCGGTGCATGGGGAGCTGCTGGGCATGTTCCCCGACGCGGCGGGCCGGGTCGCTCGTTGGGAGGCGGCCACGCCGGGCGGGGAGCTCTGCACCGCCGAGGACGTGGCTGATGTCACCGAGCTGCTCCTGGGGCCCAGGACGCGCCGGGTGAACGGCGCCGTCTGGGTGGTGGATGCGGGGCTCTCCGGAACGGTGGACGGGCTGCTGCCGGGGGCGCCGGAGGCTCGGCGTCCCGTGGAGCGGCGCTGGTCTCAGACCAACGGCCACGACGTGCGGGCGCTGCTCGCGCTCGATTCCTGA